Below is a window of Osmia bicornis bicornis chromosome 8, iOsmBic2.1, whole genome shotgun sequence DNA.
ATTTCTTGACATAAAAGAATTACAAAATGCCACTTATACGGTACCAGTTTAAAGCTTGAAGTTTCAGGAAAATGACTGTATAAACGTTTCCAGTTAATATTCTTACGATTAGTACAAAATGGCCGATCGATAGGTGCAGCAAACAATACCAGATTTGCCGTCGAGTCTACGAAATCAAATCGTACAATCGAATTCAGTGATCGAGTTAATCGATTTGTTCTCCCGATATACCGCAAAGAAAAGGGTGACTCAACGGGGTGGTCGGAGTTCCTCTTGAAAGGGTTGAGACGTGTAGACGCTGTTGTTGCGATTACGATCGATTTTATCGGAGCACTGTGAACAGGTATCCGAACTCCGTGGTCCGGAAACGAGATTAACGTCACTTCTCGATGTTCCTCGCCCAAGGGAGAAGTGAAACGTGCCCCGTGGCGTGAAATTAAACCTCGTTAGGGATCGCATCCCTACCTGTTTCCACGCTCTTTGCGACACTCCCGATGGataatttcattcattaaAAATCCATTTACCGCCACGACTTACCGCTAACTTTATTcatggaaaattaaaatatgaacGAAGATAATTGTCTAAGAATTAAGATAAAGAATCCCTCTGAATGACCATCGAAAATATACTCGCGAAAGTCCATTTCGAGCGGAAGAGGAGGACGTGCGACAACTCTCCAGCCAACTTGTCCATTTCCTATCATCGACCACGTTCAATCTCATTAAGGatgagaagagaaagaagaagaagggtaaCGCGTGGGCGTCGGTCAACAAGGGTGACACACAGAGGAGACAgcttaaaatttcattaacgaATCGTCGAAGGGATAGCCGAGGGCTGCGTTAATCTCATTTCCGTCCAAGGAGTGGATCATAGAAACAGACGTCCTATCGCGAACGGAATATCGATCGTACACCCTTTTTCTATCTCGAGGATCGCTCACGACACCCTCGTGGCTGGGATTTAAATCGACCGAAAGGACAGACCGTCACGAAACCACGAATTTTATCCTGGCTCCGCAAACACGTCTCCGTAATCCGGAAATGGTGAACCGAACATTCTAGATAAGATCGAGGAATCTCGGGAAAGGGTCGCGATAAAGGATTCTTTATACGAAGGGTAAACCGACGAACGGAATGTTTGATGTgggaggaaaaatcgagaataattttttaacctTTGAGATaagaaatggaagaagaaTAATGTTTTTAGCAGCTTTTGCAAGGAACTACGGGAAATAAGAAATTAGATtgaaattgtggctctctccatggtccgccgtacGATTGTTAAAAGCGGTcgctaatttttaattttcttagacctgatttaaaattcaatacTTAATTTTAGATACTGAAACTTCAATACTGCGTATTTCtataaaaagaggaaaatacCTTCGGCTTAAAACTCAAGAATAATTTCTGAAAGTTCGTAACAGTTTCCAAGGATTAAAGAACTTCCGTGTTAAAGGAGCAATCTGTTTTTCACGGAAGATTACCGCGTCCTATGCGAAAAAGCTCTTTCCAAGGCATTTAACGTTCAACAAGTTTCCGCTGGAAAATCAAATAGCATTAAACGCGATTTTAAAAAAACACAAAATATTGTGAATTATTGCATTTTAATGATTTGCGAAGATTACGGTGACTAAAGGGTTATTTCATGCCAAATCGATCACTTTTTGACGTCACCATCGGCGATTTTGTTCTGTTACCAGTTTCgaatttgtttcaaaattataggccttcgaaattttcaatttttgccCATTTTGCCGAAAACGGGCTTTACTTCCGAATTTTTATCTCCGGAACTATTTGTCCGATTGACCTAcatctttttttgttttattcaaaaaggattggactattataaaataattttttaacctcgataattaactttataatgttaaaaaatgtaaGTGATAAATTTTTCGCCAAAATGggcaaaaattgcaaacttCGAAGGCctgtaatttttaaacaaatgatAACTTAACCCACCCCCTAGTTTCATATGGGCTAcgatatatttcatttaaaacaaaatcgcCGATGCTGATGTCAAAAAGTGATCGAGGAATGAGcctataattatttttaacagtggaaatgttgaattataaaagaaaatctaGTAACATATAGAATTTGTAATGATTGATGTCCCCTAAACACGCGAGATGATCTGTGAAAAGCTGATCGCAACCTTTTCAGCAGTTTTCGTATCGCTGATCGATtcttttcaaagttttcggttCGATGACCCGAAATTCAACGGAGAATCAAAAGAAATCGTACGATAAGCTCGACGTTATTCGACCGAACCGAGGATGTTGTAAAGGGGATTcgcaattttataaaatctatCGATCTCGAGAAGCATCGCGACAACGAGAAGGAACAGGTTCGAAGTAACTTAAATTCACTTTGGCGGATTAACGCCGGTAAATGAAGTTACTGCGAATTGATATTGCGctggaaataaaaatacgaaCGACCGGggtgtaattaaaaaagtaaattacaaaGAGGAGACACCTGTTGCGACGAAAGATTTCATTCTCCCAAAGgtacttttcttttctcaatCGAAGGTGCCTTCTCGACTTTGATGAttccaatttatttatttatttctgtgTAAAAGTATACCATCGACTTTATATTTGATGacttatattttttaaacaaattcgaaattgataaaatgatTACTTAAACTACCCctaattttacataaattatattaaaattcaatttcattgaaaatccATTCGATCAGTTATAAGGAAATTGATTTGTAACATGCTGTAATATAATTTCTGTTATTTAACCCTGGGTCAAACGAGAcccaaatttataaaatatgtatacaagaatattaatataattttttaatgaaagagtttcatatattgggagaaaaattttgaaagaaactaAAGGAAATACagaattacattaaaattgggactctctccatggtccgccgtccgagaaTTAAAGCTAATTTCTAATTACCGAATTAACGGaggattaaaaattgatattcaaACAGGAAACGTCGATCAACGCTAACCACAATCAAATTCGATCTCTACTAATCTGATAATCGTGGCACTAAATGTCCCGGTGTGTCCAGAAACTCGAAACCGCGATTCTAGTTAGACGAACGTTTAATATTTCAAGCGAAAATCCATTGAATCGGGAGTCTTCCCTGCTCCCGATCAATTTCAATCCTGGAATATTAACAAACATTGCAATCAACTCGATTTGACGGTAAAATCAAAGGTCAATGAGCTATAGATTAATTCCGATATGGTTTCAGAATTTCTCACGCGTTTATTATTCGAAGGAAAATATAAATCGTGCAGTTAAGCCAGTAACTGGGACCTTTAGCAGCACCGTTTACCCAAGCATTTCATTTCTTGCGAGGTAGCTGAGAAATTAAATCGGCCCCGGGATTTAAAGTGGCAATTTCGTGGAGGAAAAGGCCGCCACGGGTAAACTAGGATACATGTTCGCAGGTCTCATCTCGTTCAGTTTGTCGGATTTACGATCAGCTCGGTCCGAGCTTTTAAAACTTTCCAACGATTTACTGCCATTTAATCGTTCAACGAAGCTGCATATTTCTATTAACTATGATTTAATGATCATAAAATATATCAAGATAAGAAAGTTTAATAACTGAGAACTTCTTCCATCGCAATCGAAACTTTATAAACAAAACGAATCACAAAATTTTCATGATTctaatatttaattgatttaaacAACTCGATTCGATAGATCAGTATCACAGGGAAGCAATTTTCTCGCCAACTTTCAAACTTAattcaaaatagaaatagattGTCAGCATCCTATTCTCCattgaattaacttatcattaatactcgttaattaaattattgtaatgAATTTATTCACGAATCTTACGAAAATTTATAGAACTGGTAGATCAATAATAGTTTCCTTTTCAGAGTTGAGAAGGAAACGAAGAACGAGAATGATGACAGGAACAAGCATACTAACATCGAGTGTAGCTGTTCTATACGTGGTTGGAATATCTGTTGCGGCAATGGAAGAAACACCCTCTTCCTCGACGAACTTTCAACACTACAACACGATGTTGAATTCAGTAGGTTTTGACGATCCAGTTCCAGACAAAAGAGCATACACTTACGTTTCCGAGTACAAAAGGCTACCGGTTTACAACTTCGGTATTGGAAAGCGTTGGGTCGATAATGGCGACGATAAAGTAAGCAAGAAATGGCAATATCTATTTAAGATAAATAGATCAAAATTTCCAAAGATTCAATTCCTttcgatattaaaattttcaatctcAAAAATTAAACCCCCTAAGCTTAAAAAATTCagatgaaaaaatttttgaaaaattaaaccTTAGCCTAAAAAATCTAAGTGAAAAAAATCTCAAAAATTTAACCTCAGCCTAAAAGGTCCAGGTgaaaaaaaactaaaaaattaaacCTCCTCGACCTAAAAatctaaatgaaaaaatatctcaaaaattaaatctcctcaacttaaaaatcaaagtgaaaaaaatttcaaaaattaaaccTCCTAAGCCTAAAAAATCCAAGTGAAAAAAATCTCAAAAATTTAACCTCCTCAGTTTAGACAATTCaagtgaaaaaaatttcaaaaattaaaccTCCTCAGCCTAAACAATTCAAGTGAAAAAAATCTATAAAATTTAACTTCCTTAGCCTAAAAATCTaagtgaaaaaatatttcaaaaattaaaccTCCTCAGCCTAAACAATTCAAgtgaaaaaattttcaaaaattaaaccTCCTCAGCTTAAAAAGACCAGGTTAAAAAAAATCTCAAAAATTAAACCTCGTCAGCTTAAAAAATCCAgatgaaaacaaaaatttatcaaaaccttgaaaaaattattccaaTGTTCCAGAGAGGACGACCGTATTCCTTCGGCCTGGGTAAACGACTGAAGCAATACAGTTTCGGTCTGGGAAAGCGAAACGACAACACCGATTATCCAATCAGGCTAAACCTTGATTATCTTCCCATGGATAGTCTCGCCTTGGAATCGCAAGAAAACTCGAATGATTTTCTCGAAGAAAAACGAGGAAGACAACCGTACAGCTTTGGACTGGGCAAAAGAGGCATGCACTTCGCATCCGGACAATCGGTGACCACTGGAAAAAGACCAAACGATCCTTTTAGCCAGAGATATCACTTTGGTCTTGGCAAAAGAATGTCTGAGGACGATGAGGATTCGCTGCAATAGGACCTCTTGGTCCGGAACTACGTCGCTCGATCAGTCGAACGATACTCGATCATGTAAACGCGTCAAAAAAGTAGCTC
It encodes the following:
- the LOC114879883 gene encoding allatostatins; its protein translation is MMTGTSILTSSVAVLYVVGISVAAMEETPSSSTNFQHYNTMLNSVGFDDPVPDKRAYTYVSEYKRLPVYNFGIGKRWVDNGDDKRGRPYSFGLGKRLKQYSFGLGKRNDNTDYPIRLNLDYLPMDSLALESQENSNDFLEEKRGRQPYSFGLGKRGMHFASGQSVTTGKRPNDPFSQRYHFGLGKRMSEDDEDSLQ